Sequence from the Gemmatimonadaceae bacterium genome:
GTGGCAATCGTTAGTCTTTCCTATTTGATCTTTCGCAAGCGCGATCTGTAGTGCGTGCGTTGTCGCTCACAGCGCGCCATCGAGCTCCGCAAACTGGCTGATCCGCACAGAGCCATCTGGGAACTCGGCGACGATCACCAGCTGGCCACCCATCGCTACGACGAAGCGACGCAAGGTGCTCAAGTACATATCAGTGCGACTCGCGATGCGAGAAACCTCTGGCTGCGTGGTGCCGAGGCGTTCTGCTAGGGCCTGCTGTGAGAGCTCCGAGGCGCGGGGGCCGTGA
This genomic interval carries:
- a CDS encoding XRE family transcriptional regulator; protein product: MSPCGFSVGDSPRGHGPRASELSQQALAERLGTTQPEVSRIASRTDMYLSTLRRFVVAMGGQLVIVAEFPDGSVRISQFAELDGAL